Proteins co-encoded in one Kribbella solani genomic window:
- the trpS gene encoding tryptophan--tRNA ligase — protein sequence MTSLSGITPSGRLTLGNHLGALRRFTDRGGFYFVANLHAMTTKHDPRRLATLTREFATLMLAAGVPEGTVFVQSDVPTHAQLAYLLECTSYVGELSRMIQYKEKGNGRPMTRASLFTYPCLMAADILLYGAERVPVGGDQDQHVELARDVAIRFNREYGETFVVPRLNKAALATRVKDLQNPTAKMSKSDADDAIGTIRLLDPPDVIRRQIMRAVTDSGNEVRHDEANKPGVTNLLEILAACTDGDPVELATAYASYGQLKQDVADAVLALIEPLQNEYARLTTDPGAIDHLLAQGRDRALDASTPRLQAAARAMGLAGSAP from the coding sequence ATGACCTCGCTTTCCGGCATCACCCCGTCCGGCCGGCTCACCCTCGGGAACCACCTCGGCGCGCTCCGCCGGTTCACCGACAGGGGAGGTTTCTACTTCGTCGCGAACCTGCACGCGATGACGACCAAGCACGATCCCCGAAGACTCGCCACGCTGACCCGCGAGTTCGCGACGCTGATGCTCGCGGCCGGTGTCCCCGAAGGCACGGTGTTCGTGCAGTCCGACGTACCCACGCACGCGCAGCTCGCGTACCTGCTGGAGTGCACGTCGTACGTCGGTGAGCTGTCCCGGATGATCCAGTACAAGGAGAAGGGCAACGGCCGCCCGATGACGAGGGCCTCGCTGTTCACGTACCCGTGCCTGATGGCCGCGGACATCCTGCTGTACGGCGCGGAGCGGGTGCCCGTCGGCGGTGACCAGGACCAGCACGTGGAACTCGCCCGGGACGTCGCGATCCGGTTCAACCGCGAGTACGGCGAGACGTTCGTCGTACCGCGACTGAACAAGGCCGCGCTGGCGACCCGGGTGAAGGACCTGCAGAACCCGACCGCGAAGATGAGCAAGTCGGACGCGGACGACGCGATCGGTACGATCCGGCTGCTCGACCCGCCGGACGTGATCCGCCGGCAGATCATGCGCGCGGTCACCGACTCGGGCAACGAGGTACGGCACGACGAGGCGAACAAGCCGGGCGTGACGAACCTGCTGGAGATCCTGGCCGCGTGTACCGACGGCGATCCGGTCGAGCTGGCGACAGCGTACGCGTCGTACGGCCAGCTCAAGCAGGACGTCGCGGACGCGGTACTGGCGCTGATCGAACCGCTGCAGAACGAGTACGCGCGGCTGACCACCGACCCGGGCGCGATCGATCACCTGCTGGCTCAGGGCCGGGACCGGGCCCTCGACGCGAGTACGCCGCGACTCCAGGCTGCGGCCCGGGCGATGGGTTTGGCAGGATCTGCGCCATGA
- a CDS encoding GDSL-type esterase/lipase family protein: protein MRGLPSGLLSGLPSGLPSGLLRALPAIAGVGALAFTLAPTSAPTADEPAVPISRATPTKLMPLGDSNTVGGDAAGAAYRADLWQLLRADGRPVDFVGSVNSGPAGVLGDRDHEGHGGWTIGQIQGSVTGWLTTYRPDVITLQIGTNDMYDDASAGAAPGKLSTLLDTITATLPGVKLFVASIPQLADPNHYARVAAFNYTIPGIVAAKAAAGKQVRYVDANSGLFQPYEFVDMWHPNYGAASKAAIRWYGALTGVPITRYEAEQTANATITNAKRVQITSASGGGKIGYIDYPDSSVTFTFQVGSTGTYRIRARGANGMGTVCSHQVSANGGPPATVKYPSYSWDLLGESAVDLPLTAGSNTVKFTKGDCYTELDAIDVSVVPTA from the coding sequence ATGCGTGGATTGCCCAGCGGTTTGCTCAGTGGTTTGCCCAGTGGTTTGCCCAGTGGATTACTCCGTGCGCTGCCTGCCATCGCCGGCGTCGGCGCGTTGGCCTTCACCCTCGCTCCAACTTCCGCCCCGACGGCCGACGAGCCGGCCGTGCCGATCAGTCGCGCGACGCCGACCAAGCTGATGCCGCTGGGCGACTCGAACACCGTCGGTGGTGACGCCGCCGGAGCCGCGTACCGGGCCGACTTGTGGCAGCTGTTGCGCGCCGACGGCAGACCGGTCGACTTCGTCGGGTCGGTGAACAGCGGACCAGCCGGTGTCCTCGGGGACCGTGATCACGAAGGGCACGGCGGCTGGACGATCGGACAGATCCAGGGCAGCGTCACCGGCTGGCTGACGACGTACCGGCCGGACGTGATCACCCTTCAGATCGGCACCAACGACATGTACGACGACGCCTCGGCGGGCGCCGCGCCCGGCAAACTGTCGACGCTGCTCGACACCATCACGGCGACCTTGCCGGGCGTGAAGCTGTTCGTCGCGAGCATCCCGCAGCTTGCCGACCCGAACCACTACGCGCGGGTGGCGGCGTTCAACTACACCATCCCCGGCATCGTCGCGGCGAAGGCGGCGGCCGGCAAACAGGTGCGGTACGTGGACGCGAACTCGGGTCTGTTCCAGCCGTACGAATTCGTCGATATGTGGCACCCGAACTACGGCGCCGCGTCGAAGGCGGCGATCCGCTGGTACGGCGCGCTGACCGGCGTACCGATCACCCGGTACGAGGCCGAGCAGACCGCGAACGCGACGATCACGAACGCGAAGCGCGTCCAGATCACGTCAGCGTCCGGCGGCGGGAAGATCGGGTACATCGACTACCCCGACAGCTCGGTCACCTTCACCTTCCAGGTCGGCAGCACGGGCACGTACCGGATCCGCGCCCGGGGCGCCAACGGGATGGGGACGGTCTGCAGCCACCAGGTGTCCGCGAACGGCGGGCCGCCGGCGACGGTCAAGTACCCGTCGTACAGCTGGGACCTGCTCGGTGAGTCGGCGGTCGATCTGCCGCTGACTGCCGGCTCGAACACGGTGAAGTTCACCAAGGGCGACTGCTACACCGAGCTGGACGCGATCGACGTCAGCGTGGTGCCGACAGCCTGA
- a CDS encoding TetR/AcrR family transcriptional regulator produces MATRLEQRQRTEDRILAAARQLFGERGFDRTTIRAIATAAGSDPGLVMRYFGSKEKLFAQATAIPAAGPIDGTPDQIARQLADALSSKLTDEPTAALGALRAMFSHPAAADEVRAAMAAQQRQVAALLPGEDAVLRSGVIGALTLGLVISRHLVRLEGLDAAPEQLMAVAGPLIDELVKGSRALE; encoded by the coding sequence ATGGCGACCCGGCTCGAGCAACGACAACGGACCGAGGACCGAATCCTCGCCGCGGCCCGGCAACTCTTCGGTGAGCGCGGCTTCGACCGGACCACGATCCGGGCGATCGCCACCGCGGCCGGCAGCGACCCCGGCCTGGTGATGCGGTACTTCGGTTCCAAGGAGAAGTTGTTCGCCCAGGCCACCGCGATCCCGGCAGCCGGGCCGATCGACGGCACACCGGACCAGATCGCCCGGCAACTGGCGGACGCGCTCAGCAGCAAGCTGACCGATGAGCCGACCGCCGCGCTGGGTGCGCTCCGCGCCATGTTCAGCCACCCAGCCGCGGCCGACGAGGTCCGGGCAGCGATGGCGGCCCAGCAACGGCAGGTCGCGGCGCTTCTGCCTGGCGAGGACGCCGTCTTGCGATCGGGTGTCATCGGTGCGCTCACCCTCGGCCTGGTGATCAGCCGGCACCTGGTTCGCCTCGAAGGGCTGGACGCCGCGCCCGAGCAGCTGATGGCGGTGGCCGGGCCGCTGATCGACGAGCTGGTGAAGGGTTCCAGGGCGCTCGAATAG
- a CDS encoding acetoin utilization protein AcuC: MSGEALLVFDDGLTAYDFGHGHPMNPVRVELTIKLARALGVLDRLKVVPAPAADDALLESVHTAEYVAAVKRAGEYPDDADPAHGLGTSDTYCFPNMHEVSARIAGASVEAARAVWQGDVLHAANVAGGLHHAMPNQASGFCVYNDPAIAIQWLLDHGAERVAYVDVDVHHGDGVQTVFYNDPRVLTVSLHESPTTLFPGTGSAGETGGPGAEGTAVNVALPPGTGDAGWLRAFHAVVPDVVKAFRPSVLVTQHGCDSHVEDPLAHLTKTIDGQRAAYLALHDLAHELTEGKWVATGGGGYAIIDVVPRAWTHLLAIVAGEPIDPATPVPDGWREEVQLRFGRVAPLRMTDGREPTYADWSTGYNPGAWLDRAIKATRDASFPLLGLDPTY; the protein is encoded by the coding sequence ATGAGTGGCGAGGCGTTGCTGGTGTTCGACGACGGATTGACGGCTTACGACTTCGGCCACGGGCATCCGATGAATCCGGTCCGGGTCGAGTTGACGATCAAGCTCGCGCGGGCACTCGGCGTACTCGACCGGCTGAAGGTGGTGCCCGCGCCGGCCGCTGACGATGCGCTGCTGGAGAGCGTGCACACCGCCGAGTACGTTGCCGCGGTGAAGCGCGCCGGCGAGTACCCGGACGACGCGGACCCGGCGCACGGGCTGGGTACCAGCGACACGTACTGCTTCCCGAACATGCACGAGGTCTCGGCCCGGATCGCCGGCGCTTCGGTCGAGGCGGCGCGGGCGGTGTGGCAGGGCGACGTACTGCATGCGGCGAACGTCGCGGGCGGTCTGCACCACGCGATGCCCAACCAGGCCAGCGGTTTCTGCGTGTACAACGACCCGGCGATCGCGATCCAGTGGCTGCTCGATCACGGCGCCGAGCGGGTCGCGTACGTGGATGTGGACGTACACCACGGCGACGGCGTACAGACCGTGTTCTACAACGACCCACGGGTGCTGACCGTCAGCCTGCACGAGTCGCCGACCACGTTGTTCCCAGGTACGGGCAGCGCCGGCGAGACCGGTGGACCGGGCGCGGAAGGTACGGCGGTCAACGTGGCGCTGCCGCCTGGTACGGGCGATGCCGGTTGGCTGCGGGCGTTCCACGCGGTCGTACCGGACGTGGTCAAGGCGTTCCGGCCGAGCGTACTGGTCACGCAGCACGGATGTGACTCGCACGTCGAGGACCCGCTGGCGCACCTGACCAAGACGATCGACGGGCAGCGGGCCGCGTACCTGGCGCTGCACGACCTCGCGCACGAGTTGACCGAGGGGAAGTGGGTCGCGACCGGTGGCGGCGGGTACGCGATCATCGATGTGGTCCCGCGGGCCTGGACCCATCTGCTGGCGATCGTGGCCGGCGAGCCGATCGACCCGGCCACCCCGGTGCCGGACGGGTGGCGCGAGGAGGTCCAGCTGCGCTTCGGACGGGTCGCGCCGCTGCGGATGACCGACGGCCGCGAGCCCACGTACGCCGACTGGTCGACCGGCTACAACCCCGGCGCTTGGCTGGACCGGGCCATCAAGGCCACCCGGGACGCCAGCTTCCCGCTGCTCGGGCTCGATCCAACCTACTGA
- a CDS encoding helix-turn-helix domain-containing protein: MASKKSGGEQPLAEVKFLTVAEVATAMRVSKMTVYRLVHSGELPAVRVGRSFRVSEDAVHDYLKGAYFQAG; this comes from the coding sequence ATGGCATCAAAGAAGTCCGGTGGTGAGCAGCCGCTCGCCGAGGTGAAGTTCCTGACCGTGGCGGAGGTCGCCACGGCCATGCGCGTGTCCAAGATGACTGTGTACCGGTTGGTGCACTCCGGCGAACTGCCCGCGGTCCGCGTGGGACGTTCGTTCCGGGTGTCGGAGGACGCCGTGCACGACTACCTCAAAGGCGCCTACTTTCAGGCCGGATAA
- a CDS encoding alpha/beta fold hydrolase, whose translation MEIEGFEYVRVRGADDIELNVAVAGSGLPVVLLHGFPQTHLMWREVARALVAEHTVIVPDLRGYGGSDKPADGYSKRVMAADVVGVVRGLGYERFALVGHDRGALVAFRAGMDHPDVVTHLMCLDVLPTLDMWEVMHGAGAAVGFHLYLMAQPPGLAERMIAASSDEFFGYFLDLWTKDPAAIPADVRAHYLESCRAAVPSIVADYRASATVDVADDEIDLAQGNKLRMPVTVIQQDWGAALGFDAAARWKAWATDLHHQTTTAGHFMAEEAPAEITTAIRALLAR comes from the coding sequence ATGGAGATCGAGGGATTTGAGTACGTCCGCGTGCGCGGGGCCGACGACATCGAGTTGAACGTCGCGGTCGCGGGGTCGGGGTTGCCGGTGGTGTTGTTGCATGGGTTTCCGCAGACGCATTTGATGTGGCGGGAGGTTGCTCGGGCGTTGGTGGCGGAGCACACGGTGATCGTGCCGGATCTGCGGGGGTACGGGGGTAGTGACAAACCTGCTGACGGGTATTCGAAGCGGGTGATGGCGGCGGATGTGGTGGGGGTCGTGCGGGGACTTGGGTATGAGCGGTTCGCGTTGGTGGGGCATGACCGTGGGGCGCTGGTCGCGTTTCGGGCGGGGATGGATCATCCGGACGTGGTGACGCACCTGATGTGTCTGGATGTGTTGCCGACGTTGGACATGTGGGAAGTGATGCACGGGGCCGGCGCGGCGGTCGGGTTTCATTTGTACTTGATGGCGCAGCCGCCTGGGTTGGCGGAACGGATGATTGCCGCGAGTTCGGACGAGTTCTTCGGGTACTTCCTTGACCTGTGGACGAAAGATCCGGCGGCGATCCCGGCTGATGTACGCGCGCACTACCTCGAGTCGTGCCGGGCAGCCGTACCGTCGATCGTCGCGGACTATCGAGCGTCGGCGACCGTCGATGTCGCGGACGACGAGATTGATCTTGCTCAGGGCAACAAACTGCGGATGCCGGTGACGGTGATTCAGCAGGACTGGGGCGCGGCGCTGGGGTTCGACGCGGCGGCCCGTTGGAAGGCGTGGGCGACCGACCTCCACCATCAGACCACCACCGCCGGCCATTTCATGGCCGAGGAGGCCCCGGCCGAGATCACCACCGCCATTCGCGCGCTGCTCGCCCGGTAA
- a CDS encoding AfsR/SARP family transcriptional regulator → MGPVDLKGPRHRAVLGRLIVARGRVVPVEVLIGDLWTVPPAGALSAVRTFVAALRRAIEPDRAPRTPPRLLITSGPGYALKTENVDAWRFEAAVRASLPAEELLPELLSALALWRGPAYAEFADEGWALAERKRLTELRLRAVERVAEARLALGRAADAVPELDAHVTEHPWREDAWRLLALGLYRSGRQGDALAVLRRARETLVSQLGVDPSPTLARLETDILNQDSHLALPARVEAGGVWEEAAAVYGRVVGGSRARIESSVGLLRSLAVAGGGGLEAARRHRLAAVVAAEELGDPDLTARVIGAYDVPAIWTRADDEAQAAAIVAAAERVLPTQDHPSIRARLLATIALESRGSREAPRLDEPRLDGPRLVGQRRVSASRAREAALEAEELARGLDDPMLLAFALNGDFMQTCYRSGLAPQRAAIGTELVALSQRHNLFTYEVLGHLISMQAACATADHTRADEHAQAADALAVRHEFPLVAVFTRWYAALREDTPESYRAAASLLDDAGMPGLSDGLLPLALAAHAVRHGEPIPVADYGPHTRGMHGSPPPGLLLEAYSALTVHQARQSGDLRLLAKAQAALAPAADEEAAGSGLLTLGPVADYLN, encoded by the coding sequence GTGGGGCCGGTTGATTTGAAGGGGCCCCGGCATCGGGCGGTGTTGGGGCGGTTGATTGTGGCGCGGGGGCGGGTGGTGCCGGTCGAGGTGTTGATCGGGGATCTGTGGACGGTTCCGCCGGCTGGGGCGTTGAGTGCGGTGCGTACGTTTGTTGCCGCGTTGCGCCGGGCGATCGAACCGGATCGGGCGCCGCGTACACCGCCGCGGTTGCTGATCACGTCCGGCCCTGGGTACGCGTTGAAAACGGAGAACGTGGACGCGTGGCGGTTCGAGGCGGCCGTACGGGCGTCGTTGCCGGCCGAAGAGTTGTTGCCGGAGTTGCTGTCCGCGTTGGCGTTGTGGCGCGGGCCGGCGTACGCGGAGTTCGCCGATGAGGGGTGGGCGCTGGCCGAGCGGAAGCGGTTGACGGAGCTGCGGTTGCGGGCGGTGGAGCGGGTCGCGGAGGCGCGGCTGGCGTTGGGGCGGGCGGCGGATGCCGTACCTGAGTTGGACGCGCATGTGACCGAGCATCCGTGGCGCGAGGACGCTTGGCGGCTGCTCGCGCTGGGGTTGTACCGGAGTGGGCGTCAAGGTGATGCGTTGGCTGTACTGCGTCGCGCCCGCGAAACCCTGGTCAGTCAACTCGGCGTCGATCCCAGCCCAACCCTCGCCCGGCTGGAAACCGACATCCTCAACCAGGATTCGCACTTGGCTCTACCTGCTCGAGTTGAGGCAGGTGGGGTCTGGGAGGAGGCTGCGGCGGTGTACGGGCGGGTGGTCGGCGGGTCGCGGGCTCGGATCGAGTCTTCGGTCGGGTTGTTGCGGAGTCTTGCGGTGGCCGGGGGTGGGGGATTGGAGGCTGCCCGGCGGCATCGGCTGGCGGCCGTGGTGGCGGCTGAGGAGCTTGGTGATCCGGACCTGACCGCTCGGGTGATCGGCGCGTACGACGTACCGGCGATCTGGACGCGGGCGGATGATGAAGCGCAGGCGGCCGCGATCGTGGCGGCGGCCGAGCGGGTACTGCCGACGCAGGATCATCCGAGTATCCGTGCCCGCCTGCTCGCGACCATCGCGCTCGAGTCACGCGGCTCACGGGAAGCACCCCGCCTGGACGAACCTCGTCTGGACGGACCTCGCCTGGTCGGGCAGCGGCGTGTTTCGGCGTCGCGTGCCCGCGAGGCGGCGCTGGAGGCCGAGGAGCTGGCGCGCGGTCTCGACGACCCGATGCTGCTCGCGTTCGCGTTGAACGGGGACTTCATGCAGACCTGTTACCGCTCCGGCCTCGCGCCACAACGGGCAGCGATCGGTACGGAGCTCGTCGCGTTGTCCCAGCGCCACAACCTCTTTACGTACGAGGTTCTGGGCCATCTCATCAGCATGCAAGCAGCCTGCGCCACGGCCGATCACACGCGCGCCGATGAGCACGCGCAGGCCGCGGACGCGCTCGCAGTACGCCATGAGTTTCCGCTGGTCGCGGTGTTCACCCGCTGGTACGCCGCACTGCGCGAGGACACACCGGAGTCCTATCGCGCGGCCGCCAGCTTGCTGGACGATGCGGGCATGCCGGGGTTGAGCGATGGACTGCTTCCGCTGGCGTTGGCCGCGCACGCCGTACGCCATGGGGAACCGATTCCGGTAGCCGACTACGGTCCGCATACGCGGGGGATGCACGGATCACCGCCGCCGGGTTTGCTGCTCGAGGCGTACTCGGCGCTGACCGTCCACCAAGCACGGCAGTCAGGTGATCTTCGGTTGCTCGCGAAGGCACAAGCCGCGCTAGCACCCGCGGCCGACGAGGAGGCGGCCGGCAGCGGCCTGCTCACCCTCGGCCCAGTCGCCGACTACCTCAACTAG
- a CDS encoding GNAT family N-acetyltransferase gives MKTVGVGWWTVGMVTLESWSEQDFGLLERCNTPEMTAHLGGPETPEKVRDRHRKYAENAFTGQMFVIVTEDGERAGLIGYWEHADDPEHTETVWETGWAVLPEFQGRGLAALAVQAVAEVARAAGSYRTLHAYPGVTNAASNALCRKAGFSLVRERDFEYPKGHWMRCNDWSLDLRRPCGR, from the coding sequence GTGAAAACTGTCGGTGTCGGGTGGTGGACTGTCGGCATGGTGACGCTGGAATCGTGGAGTGAGCAGGATTTCGGGCTGCTCGAGCGGTGCAACACGCCCGAGATGACGGCGCATCTGGGTGGCCCGGAGACGCCGGAGAAGGTGCGTGACCGGCATCGCAAGTACGCCGAGAATGCTTTCACCGGGCAGATGTTCGTGATCGTCACCGAAGACGGCGAGCGGGCCGGCCTGATCGGGTACTGGGAACACGCCGACGACCCCGAGCACACCGAGACGGTGTGGGAGACCGGGTGGGCGGTGCTGCCGGAGTTCCAGGGTCGCGGTCTGGCGGCCTTGGCGGTGCAGGCAGTGGCGGAGGTCGCGCGGGCGGCCGGCTCGTACCGGACGCTGCACGCCTACCCCGGCGTGACCAACGCGGCGTCCAACGCGCTCTGCCGCAAGGCCGGCTTCAGCCTCGTCCGCGAGCGCGATTTCGAGTACCCGAAAGGGCACTGGATGCGCTGCAACGACTGGAGCCTGGACCTTAGGCGGCCTTGCGGGCGGTGA
- a CDS encoding class I SAM-dependent methyltransferase — translation MRARYDGLADWYDERFGADAPTHQPGLLDLLGTGSGPCLDIGCGTGRNFGTIRATGRTVVGLDFSADQLRRARTRTDGPLMRGDATKLPFADRSFDTAVTMWISTDVEDFATVVREATRVLRPGGVLVVYGVHPCFNGPHMYFNEDGSRLVHPTYRQRGWHDESPYWSEDGIRRRVGMHHVPLADFLNAFLVPSLSIERFEEPDGPEVPHALAVRARRTN, via the coding sequence ATGAGAGCTCGGTACGACGGGTTGGCGGACTGGTACGACGAGCGGTTCGGCGCCGACGCGCCGACCCATCAACCCGGCCTCCTCGACCTGCTCGGCACCGGCTCCGGGCCCTGTCTGGACATCGGCTGCGGCACCGGGCGCAACTTCGGAACCATCCGCGCCACCGGTCGTACGGTGGTCGGGCTGGACTTCTCCGCCGACCAGCTCCGCCGCGCCCGCACCCGCACCGACGGCCCGCTGATGCGAGGCGACGCGACCAAGCTGCCGTTCGCGGATCGGAGCTTCGATACCGCGGTGACGATGTGGATCTCGACTGATGTCGAGGACTTCGCGACCGTCGTTCGGGAGGCGACCCGGGTACTGCGGCCGGGCGGGGTGCTCGTCGTGTACGGCGTCCACCCGTGCTTCAACGGGCCACACATGTACTTCAACGAGGACGGCAGCCGGCTCGTACATCCGACGTACCGGCAGCGGGGCTGGCACGACGAGTCGCCGTACTGGTCGGAGGACGGGATTCGGCGGCGGGTCGGGATGCATCACGTACCGCTGGCGGACTTCCTGAACGCGTTCCTGGTCCCGTCGCTGTCGATCGAGCGCTTTGAGGAGCCGGACGGTCCGGAAGTACCGCACGCGCTGGCGGTGCGGGCGCGGCGTACGAACTGA
- a CDS encoding 30S ribosomal protein bS22, translating into MGSVIKKRRKRMAKKKHRKLLKKTRVQRRKLGK; encoded by the coding sequence GTGGGTTCTGTGATCAAGAAGCGCCGTAAGCGGATGGCGAAGAAGAAGCACCGCAAGCTGCTGAAGAAGACGCGGGTGCAGCGCCGCAAGCTCGGCAAGTAG
- a CDS encoding NAD-dependent epimerase/dehydratase family protein produces the protein MVTGVSRDAGARCARALAADPSIGTVLGVDVVPPRAELGKVRFVRADIRNPVIAKVIAAEDVDTVVHTGVVATPGSAGGRSSMKEINVIGTMQLLAACQKAPGVAKLVVKSSTTVYGAGPRDPAMFTEEMAPRANHQHGLSKDAVEVEGYVRGFARRRPDVCVSTLRMANWIGPKTDSPMTRYFGLPVVPTVIGYDARLQFLHEDDGVEAIRHATVNDLPGTFNLAGDGMLMLSQAIRRLGRPTLRVPSFTASSTAAVVRRARLADFSPDQITFLTYGRGVDTTRMRTEFGFEPAYTTASAFDDFRASLGTGAMTRATTLLTAGLHGAGLHGARRG, from the coding sequence ATGGTGACCGGCGTCTCGCGAGACGCCGGTGCTCGCTGTGCCCGTGCGCTGGCAGCTGACCCCTCGATCGGCACCGTGCTCGGTGTCGACGTGGTTCCGCCGCGGGCGGAGCTCGGCAAGGTGCGGTTCGTCCGGGCCGACATCCGCAACCCGGTGATCGCGAAGGTGATCGCCGCGGAGGACGTCGACACGGTCGTACACACCGGGGTGGTGGCCACGCCTGGCAGCGCCGGTGGCCGGTCGTCGATGAAGGAGATCAACGTCATCGGCACCATGCAGCTGCTCGCCGCCTGCCAGAAGGCACCCGGCGTGGCCAAGCTGGTGGTGAAGTCGTCGACCACCGTGTACGGCGCGGGTCCGCGCGACCCGGCCATGTTCACCGAGGAGATGGCGCCGCGGGCGAATCACCAGCACGGGCTGAGCAAGGACGCCGTCGAGGTCGAGGGGTACGTCCGCGGTTTCGCGCGGCGCCGCCCGGACGTCTGCGTCAGTACGCTCCGGATGGCGAACTGGATCGGTCCGAAGACCGACTCCCCGATGACGCGGTACTTCGGCCTGCCGGTGGTCCCGACGGTGATCGGGTACGACGCGCGGCTGCAGTTCCTGCACGAGGACGACGGCGTCGAGGCGATCCGGCACGCCACCGTGAACGACCTGCCCGGTACGTTCAACCTGGCCGGTGACGGGATGCTGATGCTCTCGCAGGCGATCCGCCGGCTCGGCCGGCCGACGCTTCGGGTACCTTCGTTCACCGCGTCCAGCACGGCCGCCGTGGTCCGCCGGGCCCGGCTGGCGGACTTCTCGCCGGATCAGATCACCTTCCTCACGTACGGGCGCGGGGTCGACACCACGCGGATGCGGACCGAGTTCGGTTTCGAGCCGGCGTACACGACCGCGTCGGCCTTCGACGACTTCCGCGCCTCCCTCGGCACCGGCGCGATGACCCGCGCCACCACCCTGCTCACCGCCGGCCTGCACGGAGCAGGTTTGCACGGAGCCCGCCGTGGCTGA
- a CDS encoding 1-acyl-sn-glycerol-3-phosphate acyltransferase: protein MADAEIIPIGTAGRPGRATGNRTTPSAAARNLAGSKKPRRTTTASTPSTPAPGDAQAGSAGGTGGAGSAGSTGGAGGKSGAGSAGRGERVVGVEVGEPGVGVAEFERLARGVRELFGEDGERRVAEWVAFLRRRLVGEYEVDEFGFDTDLTDQVLLPMLRPLAEKWFRVEVRGVENIPATGSALIVANHSGTMPLDGLITQLIVADHTGRPLRTLAADLVFKTPFVGELARKGGATLAGNDDAERLLRQGNLVGVWPEGFKGLGKPFSERYKLQRFGRGGFVSAAMRTRVPIVPCSIVGAEEIYPLVGNLASLARLVGVPYIPVTPFFPLLGPLGLVPLPSKWLIEFGEPIRTDDFPDGAADDPMLVFNVTDQVRETIQQTLYTLLMQRRSVFF from the coding sequence GTGGCTGACGCCGAAATCATCCCCATCGGCACCGCCGGCCGCCCGGGCCGCGCCACCGGAAACCGAACCACCCCCTCAGCCGCCGCCCGCAACCTCGCCGGCAGCAAGAAACCCCGCCGCACCACCACCGCGTCCACCCCGTCCACCCCGGCTCCGGGCGACGCGCAGGCGGGTAGTGCGGGCGGCACGGGCGGTGCGGGTAGCGCGGGCAGCACCGGTGGTGCGGGCGGCAAGAGCGGCGCGGGTAGTGCGGGTCGTGGGGAGCGGGTGGTTGGGGTTGAGGTTGGTGAGCCGGGTGTGGGGGTGGCTGAGTTTGAGCGGTTGGCTCGTGGGGTGCGGGAGTTGTTCGGGGAGGATGGTGAGCGGCGGGTCGCGGAGTGGGTGGCGTTTCTGCGGCGGCGGCTGGTGGGGGAGTACGAGGTCGACGAGTTCGGGTTCGACACCGATCTGACCGATCAGGTACTGCTGCCGATGCTGCGGCCGCTAGCGGAGAAGTGGTTCCGGGTGGAGGTGCGCGGGGTGGAGAACATCCCCGCCACCGGCAGCGCGCTGATCGTCGCGAACCATTCCGGCACGATGCCGCTGGACGGCCTGATCACCCAGCTGATCGTCGCCGACCACACCGGCCGCCCACTGCGTACGCTGGCCGCCGACCTGGTCTTCAAGACGCCGTTCGTCGGGGAGCTGGCCCGTAAGGGCGGCGCGACGCTGGCGGGGAACGACGACGCCGAGCGGCTGCTCCGGCAGGGCAACCTGGTGGGGGTCTGGCCGGAGGGTTTCAAGGGCCTCGGGAAGCCTTTCAGCGAGCGGTACAAGCTGCAGCGCTTCGGCCGGGGTGGCTTCGTCAGCGCCGCGATGCGTACCCGCGTGCCGATCGTGCCGTGCTCGATCGTCGGCGCCGAGGAGATCTATCCACTGGTCGGCAACCTGGCGTCGCTGGCCCGGCTGGTCGGCGTCCCGTACATCCCGGTGACGCCGTTCTTCCCGCTGCTCGGCCCGCTCGGCCTGGTCCCGCTGCCGTCGAAGTGGCTGATCGAGTTCGGCGAGCCGATCCGTACCGACGACTTCCCGGACGGCGCGGCGGACGACCCGATGCTGGTCTTCAACGTCACCGACCAGGTCCGCGAAACCATCCAGCAAACCCTCTACACCCTCCTCATGCAACGCCGCAGCGTCTTCTTCTGA